One Elaeis guineensis isolate ETL-2024a chromosome 10, EG11, whole genome shotgun sequence genomic window carries:
- the LOC140852180 gene encoding uncharacterized protein — MAYYKQRWLSISSIQQGDASIEPYSQDLLFEEANADIQMRAKNSKLNKDLLKLKQQGNSMKYMDPNRSWSCTERFCRGETMVNNSIRGFTTNRHVLKWINPCKDPSITKNKAKKAQQDPRKTPPTSSHSSS; from the exons ATGGCCTACTATAAGCAGAGATGGCTGTCAATATCATCAATACAACAGGGAGATGCAAGCATTGAGCCATACAGCCAGGATTTGTTGTTTGAGGAAGCAAATGCAGATATACAGATGCGTGCAAAGAATTCAAAGCTCAACAAGGACCTTTTAAAGCTGAAACAACAAGGCAACAGCATGAAATACAT GGATCCGAATCGCTCTTGGAGTTGCACTGAGAGGTTTTGCAGGGGTGAAACAATG GTGAACAACAGCATAAGGGGTTTCACAACCAATAGGCATGTGCTCAAATGGATTAATCCATGCAAAGATCCCagcattacaaaaaataaagcTAAGAAGGCCCAACAGGATCCAAGGAAGACTCCTCCAACTTCATCACattcttcatcataa
- the LOC140852179 gene encoding protein STICHEL-like, producing MAIISRKEVPADLKGRSSTEELSQQCHHNSAAKIVEQRSTSAKDKNQFISFDRPVYSGKEIDHIIRGDTMIDSSFPQALPCKNQQGHRASVDGQSRGPSTVCIPGLIHKYQPKVFEDIVGNEMVVKALSNAIQRKRVSPLYLFHGPSGAGKTSTAKIFSIALNCESPSPSKPCWKCTSCSRSLYTAEMCSGNRNSAFENIRTLLEGTTFMQTFPGFKVFIINECHYLAKYSWRELLEMIEEENYGGSLVIILITEDAKAIPKTISSRCQKFAFAKLKDSDIAQKLAMVASHEGIKISKDALKLVAAKADGNLREAEILLDQLALLGQCITTSTVQQLVGLASHDKLSHLLEAALVGNSLETVRCTKDLIACGIEPQDLVSQLASLVMEILAGTSPLATSHDKRKMQTQSQVVTCSLLFSHWTSLAHKLHSVAGDNQPERLCRALKILAETEKQLIMSPCNHTTWATAALLKIASGDSFSGSSSDIILPKDTTLAGMLFILTNHMKDNRFS from the exons ATGGCGATCATCAGCAGAAAGGAGGTGCCTGCAGATCTGAAAGGGAGATCATCTACTGAAGAATTGAGCCAGCAATGCCATCATAACTCAGCAGCAAAAATTGTAGAGCAGCGAAGCACATCAGCCAAAGACAAGAACCAATTCATTTCCTTTGATAGACCAGTCTATTCAGGTAAAGAAATCGATCACATTATTAGAGGTGATACCATGATTGACTCCAGCTTCCCACAGGCCTTGCCATGCAAAAACCAACAAGGTCACAGGGCCTCTGTTGATGGACAAAGCAGAGGTCCTAGCACGGTGTGCATTCCAGGCCTAATCCACAAGTACCAGCCCAAGGTATTTGAGGATATTGTTGGCAATGAGATGGTAGTCAAAGCACTCTCAAATGCCATCCAGAGGAAGAGGGTCTCACCTCTCTATCTCTTCCATGGACCCAGTGGAGCTGGCAAGACATCCACTGCCAAGATCTTTAGCATAGCTTTGAACTGTGAGTCTCCTTCTCCTTCCAAACCATGCTGGAAATGCACCAGTTGTTCCCGAAGCCTGTATACAGCAGAAATgtgctctggaaacagaaatTCTGCCTTTGAAAACATAAGAACCCTACTTGAGGGCACCACATTCATGCAGACATTTCCTGGCTTCAAGGTTTTCATCATCAACGAGTGTCATTACCTAGCAAAATATTCCTGGCGAGAACTGTTGGAAATGATAGAAGAGGAGAATTATGGTGGTTCCCTAGTCATAATTTTGATAACAGAGGATGCAAAAGCCATTCCTAAGACTATCTCATCTCGATGCCAGAAATTTGCTTTTGCCAAGCTCAAAGATAGTGACATCGCACAGAAACTGGCAATGGTCGCATCTCATGAGGGAATTAAAATCAGCAAGGATGCTCTGAAACTAGTAGCCGCAAAAGCTGATGGAAATCTTAGGGAAGCTGAGATCTTGCTGGATCAGCTGGCACTTCTTGGACAGTGCATCACTACTTCTACGGTTCAGCAACTA GTGGGTCTGGCTTCACATGACAAGCTAAGTCACTTACTTGAGGCAGCACTTGTTGGCAATTCCCTGGAGACAGTGAGATGCACTAAGGATCTAATCGCATGCGGCATCGAACCGCAGGATCTTGTGTCTCAGTTAGCTTCTCTAGTAATGGAAATTCTAGCTGGTACTTCTCCATTGGCAACATCACATGATAAGAGAAAAATGCAAACTCAGTCTCAAGTAGTTACTTGCAGTCTCCTTTTCAGTCACTGGACATCTCTGGCTCACAAGCTACACTCTGTTGCAGGGGATAACCAACCAGAGAGATTGTGTCGAGCTTTGAAAATACTTGCTGAAACTGAGAAGCAGCTGATTATGTCTCCATGCAACCACACGACCTGGGCTACTGCTGCTCTACTGAAGATTGCATCAGGGGACAGCTTCAGTGGCAGTTCTTCAGATATCATACTGCCTAAAGATACAACCCTAGCAGGTATGCTTTTCATATTAACAAATCACATGAAAGATAACCGGTTTTCTTAA